AATCATGAACCAATGCCTGAGATTATCTGGACATCCTATCTTCGTTACCGTGCAACCCAAAGAGATTTTGACCTTGACCTGATTGAAAATATCCTACGGTTCTCTAGCGAACGATATTATGATGTAGAAACAGATCGGGCGATCGCAGTTGGAAAGCATCGTGAGCAGCTAGTTTTAATTCCTTATGAACAAAGCGAAGACACGATTACACCGATTACAATTCACACCACAACCCGGCAGCAAATTCGATTTCGTCTAAAAACTGGGCGGTTTATCACAAATGTCTGACAACAAGCAACCATTGCCACAAATGAACTACTTCAAAGAAGAGGATATTCTTCATCTGCTAATCTCCGAAGAACCAGAATCAGCAAGTGTTGAAATCAGTCCAAATATTACGGCTGAACTCAATGCAGACGGGGAGTTGATTGGTGTGGAAATTCTCAATGCCAGTGCTTACATCCGAGATTCTATTTTAGAATCTGTTCACGGTAAGTTGTTGAACTTGGTTCGCAGTGAAGTATAGTGCGATCGCCATTTTATAGAGTGCGATCGCATTACCAAATAATCTGGTTGTTAGCTAAAGTGCGATCGCGTTTGGCATGAGGTGAAGCTGCGATCGCGTTTGGCATGAGGTGAAGCTGCGATCGCATTTAGGATGAGGTGAAGCTGCGATCGCGTTTTGGCATGAGGTGAGGATGCGATCGCATTTAGGATTAATGTCACTGACTTAAGAGCCTTGAAATAAATTTCAGGCTCAAAGCTCAAGTAAGCTAAAGCTTACTGGATGAGCTTTTTAACCCGTTTTAACCCGTTTTAACGGGTTTTAGCTTTGACGCCGAACTTTAGTTCAGGGTTTATCTGTACCTTTCTATCAAAACTCCACATCTTCTCGCTCATTCCTTGTAGAATTAGCCGTATCCTGACCTTGAGCCGCCCAACAAATTGTTTCAATATGCTTAGCTAAACTCGCCACAGTTGGAGCCTCAAACAAAATACGTACAGATAACTCCACTTGAAAGGCATCACGTATCCGAGAAGTTAGTTGAGTTGCCAGCAGAGAATGACCCCCTAATTCAAAGAAATTATCGTAGATACCGACCTGTTGTTTTCCCAAAATCTGACGCCAAATTCTCGCTAATTCTTCCTCGATGCCAGTCCCCGGTGCCACATAATTTTGTTCCGTATCCAGATTAAATGTATCGACCTCTGGTAGCAGACGACGATTGACTTTACCATTTGGTGTCAGTGGCAGAGAGTCTAGCATCACGTAGGCTGAAGGCACCATATATTGTGGTAACTTCTCGTTCAAAAATTGGCGCAACTCACTCGATTTTGGATTGTTCACTTGCTCGTTAAAGACAATGTAGGCGACCAAGTGTTTATCATCCGGTACGTCCTGCTGAACTATCACCACTGCCTCTCTCACGGCGGGATGCTGATTGAGTACGGATTCAATTTCTCCCAACTCGATACGGAAACCGCGAATCTTGACTTGATTATCAATTCGACCTAAAAACTCGATGTTGCCATCTGCTCGATAGCGGGCTAAATCACCTGTTTTATAAAGGCGCGTTCCTGGCTGGGCACCCATTGTAAGGGCACCCATAAAGGGTGCCCTGGGAATGAATCGTTGAGATGTTAACTCAGGACGGTTGAGATAGCCTCGCGCCAGTCCATCACCACTGATGTACAACTCTCCTGGAATGCCGATGGGTACAGGCTGAAGCTGCTCATCGAGTAGATAAATTTGCGTGTTTGTAATGGGGCGACCTATGGGGATAGATGTTGCTTCTTCCGACACATCTTGCACCTGATAAAAAGAAGAAAAAGTTGTCCCCTCTGTTGGCCCATAAACATGAATTAATTGCTGTGGCGCTCCCTTTTTTTGAACCTTTCTTACCCATCTAGGATCGACCGATTCACCTCCAAATAACAAATATCGCAATGAAGCAAAAGCATGGGGAACATCTCTGACAATCTGTTGGAATAAAGCGGTGGTTAAAAATAGAACAGTAATGCCTTGTTGTTGGAGTTGTAAGGCAAAGTCGTGGGACGAAAGCAGGACATCTCGGCTAATTCCCACAAGCTGAGCGCCATGAAGCAGTGCGCCCCAAATCTCAAAGGTTGCAGCATCAAAGGAAGTATTCGAGACTTGGGCAATTTTATCGGAAGAGTCTAACTTTATATAGTTCGTATTGCACACCAATCGATTCACCGCTTTGTGCGGGATAGCCACTCCCTTGGGTTTTCCGGTTGAGCCAGAAGTGTAAATAACGTAAGCTAAATTGTCACTTGTCACGCCGCTGCTTGGGTTTTCTGAACTTTCTTGGATAACACGATTCCAATCTGTATCTATACCAATAACTTGTAATTTTTGTGTGCCAAGACGCTCAACTAAATGCTGTTGTGTTAATAACACTGAAGCTTGAGCATCCTCAAGCATAAAATTCAGGCGTTCTTGGGGATAATTGGGGTCTAAGGGTAAATAGGCTCCTCCAGCTTTCAGGATAGCCAACATGCCCACAATCATCTCTACAGAACGCTCTACACAAAGTCCCACTAAAACATCCGAACTGACACCCTGTTTTTGCAAGTAATGTGCTAACTGGTTACTACGGCTATTCAGTTCTTGATAAGTCAATGACTTATCATCAAAGATAACTGCGATCGCATTAGGATTGTGTTCGACTTGCTCCTCAAATAACTGATGGATACAGCGATTTTGGGGATAATCTGCAACGGTATCATTCCATTCCCCTAATAACTGCTGCCGCTCCGCGTCCAACAGGAGTGGTAAACTGGCAACCCTCGTTTGGGGATTCGCCACAATCCCTTCTAGCAGTGTTGTAAAATGTCCTACCATTCGCGTAATCGTGGCTGCATCGAATAAATCCGTGTTGTACACCACCACGCCTCTAATTCCTTCGGAGTGTTTCCATTCCTCCCCCCACAGACTTCTGAACCCTCCTGAAGCATCCCAAAGGTGAAACTCCAAGTCAAAGCGCGTTGTTTTAAAGTCAATCGTCAGAGGACTCAGGGTTAATCCCGGCAATTCCAGCGCCTCCATGGGTGCATTCTCAAAACCAAACACCACTTGGAATAGGGGATGGCGGCTTAAAGCCCGTTGGGGATGCAATTCCTCGACAAGCTTCTCAAATGGCAAATCTTGGTGAGCATACGCTCCCAATGTAGCTTCCCGTACTCTACCGAGCAATTCTTGGAAGGTTGGGTTGCCCGATAAGTCGGTACGCAGGACTAATGTATTGACAAAAAAACCAATTAACCCTTCAATCTCGCTGCGGTTGCGATTGGCGATGGGCGAACCGACGACAATGTCCTCTTGCTGGGTGTAGCGGTACAGTAGGGTTTGGAATGCTGCCAGCAACGTCATAAACAGAGTCACCCCTTGTTGTTGGCAGAGTTTCTCTAATCCCTGACTTAAACTTGGGGCGAACTCTAGAAATTGAGTCGCCCCTCGATAACTGGGTACAGTAGGGTTCGGTCGATCCGTGGGCAGATTCAGTCGGGGAATACCATCCAATTGTTGCCGCCAGTAGGTTAACTGAGTTTCCAGGACTTCTGTTTGCAACCATTCGCGCTGCCAATGGGCAAAATCGGCATATTGGAGAGGCAGTTCTGCCAGAGGAGAAGGCTGATTTTGAGCAAAGGCGGTGTAGATAGCGCTTAATTCCCGAATCAGCACTCCGATAGACCAATCGTCGCAGATAATATGGTGCAGATTGAGCAATAGCACATGGTCTGTCTCCTCCAGCTTCAACAGGAATACTCGCAGCAACGGGCCAGTGGCAAGATCGAAAGGACGTTGAGATTCCTCGCTCACCCATTGCTTGGCTTGGAGTTCCCGTTCCCCGGCGGGACAATGCTGTAGGTCGATGACTGGCAAATTTAGGGTGAATCGGGCGGCACAACTGCCCAAGGGAGAGGCTGACGCATTCGCGAAACTGTCGGCAGGAATCATCTGAACGAGTTGCTCTTGGGCTATCCCAAAGCGGGTGCGTAAAGCTTCGTGCCGACGTACAATTTCGTGGAACGTCTGCGCCAAGGCACTGAAGTTGAGTGAGCCGGTCAAACGCAGCGCTGTTGGAACATTATAGAAGGTATTGCCCGGTACTAATTGGTCAATGAACCACAGCCGCTGCTGGGCAAACGAGGCGGGGAAAATAAAGACTTCTTCTTCCTGCTCCATAAAACTGATACAAAACCGGACATAACCGGATATGAGGTTTACTTACTGCTTCGTCCAGGGCTGTCGGCAGCTTCCTGTCCACAGTCGTTAAGTTCCGGAGAAGCCCTCCGTACTTTTTCAGGGGGTGCATATTCCAGATTTAGTGAGGCGTTGAAATCGCGACACTTCACCGAGCCGCACCCTTGGCAATGAAAAACCCTATCGCTTAACTTCATCGGCTGAACGTGTCCACATTCTGAACAAGTCTTTGATGAAGGGAACCAACGGTCTACTAACTCAACAACTGTGCCAAACATGGATTGCTTGTAGGTCAGTTGTCGCCTAAATTCGTACAATCCCAAATTACTGATTGCATCAGCTAGTTTTGAATTAGCCATCATCCCCCTGACATTCAGGTCTTCAACCCTAATACGGTGGTATTTCTGGCTTATTTCGGTTGTTAGATTTTGCAAGAAATCACGTCGAATATTAGCGATTCTGGCGTGAAGTTTAGCTACTTGCTTGTAGTACTTTTTGGCGCTGTTAGAGGCGGGTATTCCCTGCTTTTTATTGCCTAGTTGTTTGTTGCGATTACGCCACTGCAATTTGGCAAGCTTGATTTTCGCTTGTTTGATGGATGCAGGGGCTTCTCTGGTTGTCCCGTCGCTAAAAGTGGCGAATGTCTTCACTCCTAAATCAATGCCGACTTTCTCCACTTCATGCAGTAAAGGGGGGACTTTTTCGGCGTGGATGGCAAACGACACATACCACTTATCCGCTTGACGGGACACCGTGAAAGTTTGGCTGGCACAGGTGAATGGAACGGGTTCATACAGTCTAAATGTTCCTAGTGTAGGGATTTTGATTTTGTGAAGAGCGCTAACGGTGACCAGCCCGTTTGATGAATCGACGGTAAAGGAATCTCTGTCTTTTTTGCGCTTGAAGGTTGGGAATTTTCCTAAACCCTTAAAAAATCGATTTAGTCCATTTTTCAATGCAATCAAAGCGTTTTGGTAAACACGAGATGAAAGTTGATTCATCCAGGCAAAATCAGGCTTCTTTTTGGTTAGATTGGTTAGAACCTTGCGAATGGCTGAAAGTTTTTTGGTCAAACCTCCTTTGATGTCCATCACTTGCTTGTACAGACCTAGCCCGTAGTTGTAGACAAACCTGGAAAAGCCAGCATGTTTCGCCATCAAAGTGCGTTCTTGGTTATTTAGTTTGAGTTCGAGCTTAATGGCATACATGGCTGGAACGTCCTAGCTTGTCTTGAAATTTATGGAGAATCGATTTACTAGGGCTTACTCCCTACCCCCAAAAAACCTTAACATCTTAAAGTACGGGAATCTTGTTTTTCCGAGACGCGATCGCTAGCAATGCCCATTGATTTTCGTAACATTAACACCGTCTGGGCTTCCATCCTGACGGAAACCCTGAAACGCTTAGGATTGACCACCGCCGTCATCTGTCCAGGGTCACGT
The Microcoleus sp. AS-A8 genome window above contains:
- a CDS encoding transposase, producing the protein MYAIKLELKLNNQERTLMAKHAGFSRFVYNYGLGLYKQVMDIKGGLTKKLSAIRKVLTNLTKKKPDFAWMNQLSSRVYQNALIALKNGLNRFFKGLGKFPTFKRKKDRDSFTVDSSNGLVTVSALHKIKIPTLGTFRLYEPVPFTCASQTFTVSRQADKWYVSFAIHAEKVPPLLHEVEKVGIDLGVKTFATFSDGTTREAPASIKQAKIKLAKLQWRNRNKQLGNKKQGIPASNSAKKYYKQVAKLHARIANIRRDFLQNLTTEISQKYHRIRVEDLNVRGMMANSKLADAISNLGLYEFRRQLTYKQSMFGTVVELVDRWFPSSKTCSECGHVQPMKLSDRVFHCQGCGSVKCRDFNASLNLEYAPPEKVRRASPELNDCGQEAADSPGRSSK
- a CDS encoding DUF2283 domain-containing protein produces the protein MSDNKQPLPQMNYFKEEDILHLLISEEPESASVEISPNITAELNADGELIGVEILNASAYIRDSILESVHGKLLNLVRSEV
- a CDS encoding non-ribosomal peptide synthetase; its protein translation is MEQEEEVFIFPASFAQQRLWFIDQLVPGNTFYNVPTALRLTGSLNFSALAQTFHEIVRRHEALRTRFGIAQEQLVQMIPADSFANASASPLGSCAARFTLNLPVIDLQHCPAGERELQAKQWVSEESQRPFDLATGPLLRVFLLKLEETDHVLLLNLHHIICDDWSIGVLIRELSAIYTAFAQNQPSPLAELPLQYADFAHWQREWLQTEVLETQLTYWRQQLDGIPRLNLPTDRPNPTVPSYRGATQFLEFAPSLSQGLEKLCQQQGVTLFMTLLAAFQTLLYRYTQQEDIVVGSPIANRNRSEIEGLIGFFVNTLVLRTDLSGNPTFQELLGRVREATLGAYAHQDLPFEKLVEELHPQRALSRHPLFQVVFGFENAPMEALELPGLTLSPLTIDFKTTRFDLEFHLWDASGGFRSLWGEEWKHSEGIRGVVVYNTDLFDAATITRMVGHFTTLLEGIVANPQTRVASLPLLLDAERQQLLGEWNDTVADYPQNRCIHQLFEEQVEHNPNAIAVIFDDKSLTYQELNSRSNQLAHYLQKQGVSSDVLVGLCVERSVEMIVGMLAILKAGGAYLPLDPNYPQERLNFMLEDAQASVLLTQQHLVERLGTQKLQVIGIDTDWNRVIQESSENPSSGVTSDNLAYVIYTSGSTGKPKGVAIPHKAVNRLVCNTNYIKLDSSDKIAQVSNTSFDAATFEIWGALLHGAQLVGISRDVLLSSHDFALQLQQQGITVLFLTTALFQQIVRDVPHAFASLRYLLFGGESVDPRWVRKVQKKGAPQQLIHVYGPTEGTTFSSFYQVQDVSEEATSIPIGRPITNTQIYLLDEQLQPVPIGIPGELYISGDGLARGYLNRPELTSQRFIPRAPFMGALTMGAQPGTRLYKTGDLARYRADGNIEFLGRIDNQVKIRGFRIELGEIESVLNQHPAVREAVVIVQQDVPDDKHLVAYIVFNEQVNNPKSSELRQFLNEKLPQYMVPSAYVMLDSLPLTPNGKVNRRLLPEVDTFNLDTEQNYVAPGTGIEEELARIWRQILGKQQVGIYDNFFELGGHSLLATQLTSRIRDAFQVELSVRILFEAPTVASLAKHIETICWAAQGQDTANSTRNEREDVEF